Proteins encoded in a region of the Streptomyces sp. NBC_00513 genome:
- a CDS encoding phosphatidylserine decarboxylase — MPHSQTSAPRVGLLGGRLARGASPWLLPTVATAALSLTRARKSGRWAAAAVPATALAAGMLWFFRDPEREITQGRVISPADGVVQSIMPWKDGRTRVAIFMSPLNVHVNRAPLAGTVTSVEHIPGGFVPAFNKESENNERVVWHFDTELGDIEMVQIAGAVARRIVPYLPAGTKVEQGERIGLIRFGSRVDIYLPEGVEVAVEVGQATTAGVTRIDRD, encoded by the coding sequence ATGCCCCACAGCCAAACCTCTGCACCTCGCGTCGGCCTCCTCGGTGGACGTCTCGCACGCGGAGCATCGCCGTGGCTTCTGCCGACCGTCGCCACCGCGGCGCTCAGCCTCACCCGGGCGCGCAAGTCCGGGCGCTGGGCCGCGGCGGCCGTGCCCGCCACCGCGCTCGCCGCGGGCATGCTGTGGTTCTTCCGCGACCCCGAGCGTGAGATCACGCAGGGTCGGGTCATCTCCCCCGCCGACGGTGTGGTGCAGAGCATCATGCCGTGGAAGGACGGACGGACCCGCGTCGCGATCTTCATGAGCCCGCTGAACGTCCACGTCAACCGTGCGCCCCTGGCGGGCACGGTGACGTCCGTGGAGCACATCCCCGGCGGGTTCGTCCCGGCGTTCAACAAGGAGAGCGAGAACAACGAGCGCGTCGTCTGGCACTTCGACACCGAGCTCGGCGACATCGAGATGGTGCAGATCGCCGGCGCGGTCGCGCGTCGGATCGTCCCGTACCTGCCGGCCGGCACCAAGGTGGAGCAGGGCGAACGCATCGGTCTGATCCGCTTCGGATCCCGCGTCGACATCTACCTCCCCGAGGGTGTCGAGGTCGCGGTCGAGGTCGGACAGGCCACCACCGCGGGGGTGACCCGAATTGACCGTGACTGA
- a CDS encoding MaoC family dehydratase — protein sequence MQFGRTYEEFEIGAVYKHWPGKTVTEYDDHLFCLLTMNHHPLHMDSNYAENTTDFGKNVVVGNYIYSLLLGMSVPDVSGKAIANLEIESLRHVAPTFHGDTIYGETTVLDKTPSKSKNDRGIVYVETKGYKQDGTLVCVFRRKVMVPTETYIKERGGEQPGRPTLKEQGK from the coding sequence ATGCAGTTCGGACGCACGTACGAAGAGTTCGAGATCGGTGCTGTCTACAAGCACTGGCCCGGGAAAACCGTCACCGAATACGACGACCACCTCTTCTGTCTGCTGACCATGAACCACCACCCGCTCCACATGGACAGCAACTACGCCGAGAACACGACCGACTTCGGCAAGAACGTCGTCGTGGGCAACTACATCTACTCCCTGCTGCTGGGCATGTCGGTCCCCGACGTCTCGGGCAAGGCCATCGCCAACCTGGAGATCGAGTCCCTGCGCCACGTGGCGCCGACCTTCCACGGCGACACCATCTACGGCGAGACCACGGTCCTCGACAAGACCCCGTCGAAGTCGAAGAACGACCGCGGGATCGTCTACGTGGAGACCAAGGGTTACAAGCAGGACGGCACCCTCGTCTGCGTCTTCCGGCGCAAGGTGATGGTTCCGACGGAGACCTACATCAAGGAGCGCGGCGGCGAGCAGCCCGGCCGGCCCACGCTGAAGGAACAGGGGAAGTAG
- a CDS encoding TetR family transcriptional regulator, whose translation MSQPAKTSPRAAATSDAPESTAGTKAAAQRLKMRRELAAAAMELFATKGYEATTVDEIAATAGVARRTFFRHFRSKEEAIFPDHDDTLTRAEAVLDVAPAHEHPLDTVCRGIKEVMKMYAASPAVSVERYRLTREVPALREREIASVARYERLFTRYLLAHFDEQDHHDGNDDPLLAEVAASAVVTAHNHVLRRWLRAGGQGDVEAQLDHAFSIVRKTFGSGIGAGRTAAGPPAAPAAAVRAQGEVLVAVARTDAPLDEVMRTIEEALRNKRGSTP comes from the coding sequence ATGTCCCAGCCCGCCAAGACCTCGCCCCGTGCCGCCGCGACCTCCGACGCCCCGGAGAGCACGGCCGGCACCAAGGCGGCCGCGCAGCGGCTCAAGATGCGCCGCGAGCTGGCCGCGGCCGCCATGGAGCTGTTCGCCACCAAGGGGTACGAGGCCACGACGGTCGACGAGATCGCCGCGACCGCCGGGGTGGCGCGCCGGACCTTCTTCCGGCACTTCCGTTCCAAGGAAGAGGCGATCTTCCCGGACCACGACGACACCCTGACCCGCGCCGAGGCCGTGCTGGACGTGGCCCCGGCGCACGAGCACCCGCTCGACACGGTGTGCCGCGGGATCAAGGAAGTCATGAAGATGTACGCCGCGTCGCCGGCGGTGTCGGTGGAGCGCTACCGGCTCACCCGCGAGGTGCCGGCGCTGCGGGAGCGGGAGATCGCCTCGGTGGCCCGGTACGAGCGGTTGTTCACGCGCTACCTGCTCGCCCACTTCGACGAGCAGGACCACCACGACGGCAATGACGATCCGCTGCTGGCGGAGGTGGCCGCCTCGGCGGTGGTCACGGCCCACAACCACGTGCTGCGGCGCTGGCTGCGGGCGGGCGGGCAGGGGGACGTGGAGGCGCAGCTGGACCACGCCTTCTCGATCGTGCGCAAGACCTTCGGGTCGGGGATCGGCGCCGGCCGCACCGCGGCGGGCCCGCCCGCCGCGCCGGCGGCGGCCGTTCGCGCGCAGGGTGAGGTGCTGGTGGCGGTGGCCCGTACGGACGCCCCGCTCGACGAGGTCATGCGGACCATCGAAGAGGCGCTCAGGAACAAGCGGGGCAGCACGCCGTAG
- a CDS encoding CoA ester lyase: MTTPTSPVNRLRPRRSCLAVPGSNPRFLEKAQGLPADQVFLDLEDACAPLAKEGARHTIVDALNQGDWTGKTRVVRVNDWTTHWTYRDVITVVEGAGQNLDCIMLPKVQDAQQVVALDLLLTQIEKTMGFEVGKIGIEAQIENAKGLVNVDEIAGASPRLETIIFGPADFMASINMKSLVVGMQPPGYGADAYHYILMRILMAARMHDLQAIDGPFLQIKNVDGYREVAGRAAALGFDGKWVLHPGQVDAANEVFSPSQEDYDHAELILDAYDWCTSEAGGKKGSAMLGDEMIDEASRKMALVISGKGRAAGMRRTTKFEIPEA; encoded by the coding sequence ATGACCACGCCCACTTCCCCGGTCAACCGGCTCCGGCCGCGCCGCTCCTGCCTCGCGGTGCCGGGTTCCAACCCCCGGTTCCTGGAGAAGGCCCAGGGCCTGCCGGCCGACCAGGTCTTCCTCGACCTTGAGGACGCCTGCGCCCCCCTCGCCAAGGAAGGCGCCCGCCACACCATCGTGGACGCGCTGAACCAGGGCGACTGGACGGGCAAGACCCGGGTCGTGCGTGTCAACGACTGGACCACGCACTGGACGTACCGCGACGTCATCACGGTCGTCGAGGGCGCGGGCCAGAACCTCGACTGCATCATGCTCCCGAAGGTCCAGGACGCGCAGCAGGTCGTGGCGCTGGACCTGCTGCTGACCCAGATCGAGAAGACCATGGGCTTCGAGGTCGGCAAGATCGGCATCGAGGCGCAGATCGAGAACGCCAAGGGCCTGGTGAACGTCGACGAGATCGCCGGCGCCTCCCCCCGGCTGGAGACCATCATCTTCGGCCCGGCCGACTTCATGGCCTCGATCAACATGAAGTCCCTGGTCGTGGGCATGCAGCCGCCCGGGTACGGGGCGGACGCCTACCACTACATCCTGATGCGGATCCTGATGGCGGCCCGCATGCACGACCTCCAGGCCATCGACGGCCCCTTCCTCCAGATCAAGAACGTGGACGGGTACCGGGAGGTCGCCGGCCGCGCGGCCGCCCTCGGCTTCGACGGCAAGTGGGTGCTGCACCCCGGCCAGGTCGACGCCGCCAACGAGGTCTTCTCCCCCTCGCAGGAGGACTACGACCACGCCGAGCTGATCCTCGACGCCTACGACTGGTGCACCTCCGAGGCCGGTGGCAAGAAGGGGTCGGCGATGCTCGGCGACGAGATGATCGACGAGGCCAGCCGCAAGATGGCCCTGGTCATCTCGGGCAAGGGCCGCGCCGCCGGGATGCGTCGCACCACCAAGTTCGAGATCCCGGAGGCCTGA
- a CDS encoding acyl-CoA dehydrogenase family protein: MSRLAQTAGLTDDQRDILKTVREFVDKEIIPVATELEHRDEYPQAIVDGLKELGLFGLMIPEEYGGLGESLLTYALCVEEIARGWMSVSGIINTHFIVAYMLKQHGTQEQKDHFLPRMALGEVRGAFSMSEPGLGSDVSAITSKAVKDGDEYVLNGQKMWLTNGGTSTLVAVLVRSDEGHPEGTAPHKSMTTFLVEKEPGFGEVRPGLTIPGKIDKMGYKGVDTTELIMDGLRIPANRVLGGQTGRGFYQMMDGVEVGRVNVAARGCGVAQRAFELGVSYAQQRHTFGKAIAEHQAIQFKLAEMATKVEAAHAMMVNAARKKDSGERNDLEAGMAKYLASEYCKEVVEDAFRIHGGYGFSKEYEIERLYREAPMLLIGEGTAEIQKMIIGRRLLEEYRLQG; this comes from the coding sequence ATGAGCCGACTTGCCCAGACCGCCGGCCTGACGGACGACCAGAGGGACATCCTCAAGACCGTCCGGGAGTTCGTCGACAAGGAGATCATCCCGGTCGCGACCGAGCTGGAGCACCGCGACGAGTACCCGCAGGCGATCGTCGACGGACTCAAGGAACTCGGCCTCTTCGGCCTGATGATCCCCGAGGAGTACGGCGGCCTGGGTGAGTCGCTGCTCACCTACGCGCTGTGCGTCGAGGAGATAGCGCGTGGCTGGATGTCCGTCTCGGGCATCATCAACACCCACTTCATCGTGGCGTACATGCTCAAGCAGCACGGCACGCAGGAGCAGAAGGACCACTTCCTTCCCCGCATGGCGCTGGGCGAGGTGCGCGGCGCGTTCTCGATGTCCGAGCCCGGGCTCGGCTCGGACGTGTCGGCCATCACCTCGAAGGCGGTGAAGGACGGCGACGAGTACGTCCTGAACGGCCAGAAGATGTGGCTGACGAACGGCGGCACCTCGACGCTGGTGGCCGTTCTGGTCCGAAGTGACGAAGGACACCCCGAAGGCACCGCCCCGCACAAGTCCATGACGACCTTCCTGGTCGAGAAGGAGCCGGGCTTCGGCGAGGTCCGTCCGGGCCTGACCATCCCGGGCAAGATCGACAAGATGGGCTACAAGGGCGTCGACACGACCGAGCTCATCATGGACGGACTGCGCATTCCGGCCAATCGGGTGCTTGGCGGCCAGACCGGCCGAGGGTTTTACCAAATGATGGACGGGGTCGAGGTCGGCCGCGTCAACGTGGCGGCGCGTGGTTGCGGCGTCGCCCAGCGTGCGTTCGAACTGGGTGTCTCCTATGCCCAGCAACGTCACACTTTCGGCAAGGCCATCGCCGAACACCAGGCCATCCAGTTCAAGCTCGCCGAGATGGCTACCAAGGTCGAAGCCGCCCATGCGATGATGGTCAATGCAGCACGCAAAAAGGACTCCGGGGAACGAAACGACCTCGAAGCAGGGATGGCGAAGTACCTCGCCTCCGAGTACTGCAAGGAGGTGGTGGAGGACGCCTTCCGTATCCACGGTGGGTACGGCTTCTCGAAGGAGTACGAGATCGAGCGCCTCTACCGCGAAGCGCCGATGCTCCTCATCGGCGAAGGTACGGCCGAGATCCAGAAAATGATCATCGGTCGGCGCCTGCTGGAGGAGTACCGACTCCAGGGCTGA
- a CDS encoding protein meaA, whose amino-acid sequence MTERQKDRPWLMRTYAGHSTAEASNELYRRNLAKGQTGLSVAFDLPTQTGYDPDHILARGEVGRVGVPVSHLGDMRRLFQDIPLEQMNTSMTINATAMWLLALYQVAAEEQGADIALLQGTTQNDIVKEYLSRGTHVFPPGPSLRLTTDMIAYTVNHIPKWNPINICSYHLQEAGATPVQEISYAMSTAIAVLDSVRDSGQVPEERFGEVVARISFFVNAGVRFIEEMCKMRAFGRIWDKVTLERYGIDNAKQRRFRYGVQVNSLGLTEAQPENNVQRIVLEMLAVTLSKDARARAVQLPAWNEALGLPRPWDQQWSLRIQQVLAHESDLLEYEDIFAGSTVIEAKVDSLVTECLAEIDRIEEMGGAMAAVESGYLKSQLVSSHAERRARIEDGEDKIVGVNCFQQTEENPLTADLDAAIMTVDGALEAQTVERIGRWKAERQESSDRQGGGDPFVFPTVRQSLDRLKDAAAGTENLMEATLECARAGVTTGEWAGALREVFGEFRAPTGVSSAPVAVAAEAGSPMALVRAKVSRTADELGSGRLRLLIGKPGLDGHSNGAEQIAVRARDAGFEVVYQGIRLTPEEISSAALAEDVHCVGLSILSGSHSALVPDVLERLRLAGAGDIPVIVGGIIPNADAVTLKAAGVAAVFTPKDFGITEIIGRIVDEIRKANKLHPLDDADIVDTADIAESTEVPA is encoded by the coding sequence ATGACAGAGCGCCAGAAGGACCGTCCGTGGCTCATGCGGACGTACGCCGGCCACTCCACGGCCGAGGCGTCCAACGAGCTGTACCGCCGCAACCTCGCCAAGGGACAGACCGGCCTGTCGGTCGCGTTCGACCTGCCGACGCAGACCGGCTACGACCCCGACCACATCCTCGCCCGCGGCGAGGTGGGCCGGGTCGGGGTCCCGGTCTCCCACCTGGGCGACATGCGGAGGCTGTTCCAGGACATCCCCCTGGAACAGATGAACACCTCGATGACGATCAACGCCACCGCCATGTGGCTGCTGGCGCTCTACCAGGTGGCCGCCGAGGAGCAGGGCGCGGACATCGCCCTGCTCCAGGGCACGACCCAGAACGACATCGTCAAGGAGTACCTCTCGCGCGGGACGCACGTCTTCCCGCCGGGGCCGTCCCTCCGCCTGACGACGGACATGATCGCGTACACGGTCAACCACATCCCGAAGTGGAACCCGATCAACATCTGCTCGTACCACCTCCAGGAGGCCGGGGCCACCCCGGTCCAGGAGATCTCGTACGCGATGTCGACCGCCATCGCCGTGCTGGACTCGGTGCGCGACTCGGGCCAGGTGCCCGAGGAACGCTTCGGCGAGGTGGTCGCCCGCATCTCCTTCTTCGTGAACGCGGGCGTCCGCTTCATCGAGGAGATGTGCAAGATGCGCGCCTTCGGCCGCATCTGGGACAAGGTCACCCTGGAGCGCTACGGCATCGACAACGCGAAGCAGCGCCGCTTCCGGTACGGCGTCCAGGTCAACTCCCTGGGACTGACCGAGGCCCAGCCGGAGAACAACGTCCAGCGCATCGTGTTGGAGATGCTGGCGGTCACCCTCTCCAAGGACGCCCGCGCCCGCGCCGTGCAGCTGCCCGCCTGGAACGAGGCGCTGGGCCTGCCCCGGCCCTGGGACCAGCAGTGGTCGCTGCGCATCCAGCAGGTCCTCGCGCACGAGAGCGACCTGCTGGAGTACGAGGACATCTTCGCGGGCTCGACCGTCATCGAGGCCAAGGTGGACTCGCTGGTGACGGAGTGCCTGGCCGAGATCGACCGGATCGAGGAGATGGGCGGCGCCATGGCGGCCGTCGAGTCGGGCTACCTCAAGTCCCAGCTGGTCTCCTCGCACGCCGAGCGGCGGGCCCGGATCGAGGACGGCGAGGACAAGATCGTCGGAGTCAACTGCTTCCAGCAGACCGAGGAGAACCCGCTCACCGCCGACCTGGACGCCGCCATCATGACGGTGGACGGGGCGCTGGAGGCGCAGACCGTCGAGCGCATCGGCCGCTGGAAGGCCGAGCGTCAGGAGTCCTCCGACCGGCAGGGCGGCGGCGACCCGTTCGTCTTCCCGACGGTGCGCCAGTCCCTGGACCGGCTGAAGGACGCCGCCGCCGGGACCGAGAACCTGATGGAGGCCACGCTGGAGTGCGCCCGGGCGGGCGTGACCACCGGCGAGTGGGCCGGCGCGCTGCGCGAGGTGTTCGGCGAGTTCCGCGCCCCGACCGGGGTCTCCTCGGCCCCGGTGGCGGTCGCCGCCGAGGCGGGCTCCCCGATGGCCCTGGTCCGCGCGAAGGTCTCCCGTACGGCCGACGAGCTCGGCTCCGGCCGGCTGCGGCTGCTGATCGGCAAGCCCGGCCTGGACGGTCACTCCAACGGCGCCGAGCAGATCGCCGTCCGGGCCCGCGACGCCGGCTTCGAGGTGGTCTACCAGGGCATCCGGCTGACACCCGAGGAGATCTCCTCGGCGGCGCTGGCCGAGGACGTGCACTGCGTGGGACTGTCCATCCTGTCCGGTTCGCACAGCGCCCTCGTCCCCGACGTGCTGGAACGCCTGCGTCTGGCGGGGGCGGGCGACATCCCCGTCATCGTGGGCGGCATCATTCCGAATGCCGACGCGGTGACCCTGAAGGCGGCCGGCGTGGCCGCCGTGTTCACCCCCAAGGACTTCGGCATCACGGAGATCATCGGACGTATCGTCGACGAGATCCGCAAGGCCAACAAGCTCCACCCCCTTGACGACGCCGACATCGTCGACACAGCTGACATCGCCGAAAGCACGGAGGTCCCCGCATGA
- the ccrA gene encoding crotonyl-CoA carboxylase/reductase, translating to MKDILEAIQSQAATPADFAALPLPDSYRAITVHKDEAGMFEGLTTREKDPRKSLHLDNVPVPELGPGEALVAVMASSVNYNSVWTSIFEPVSTFSFLERYGRLSDLSKRHDLPYHVIGSDLAGVVLRTGPGVNSWQPGDEVVAHCLSVELESSDGHNDTMLDPEQRIWGFETNFGGLAEIALVKSNQLMPKPDHLSWEEAASPGLVNSTAYRQLVSRNGAGMKQGDNVLIWGASGGLGSYATQFALAGGANPICVVSSDQKADICRSMGATAIIDRNAEGYKFWKDEHTQDPKEWKRFGKRIRELTGGEDIDIVFEHPGRETFGASVYVTRKGGTITTCASTSGYMHEYDNRYLWMSLKRIIGSHFANYREAWEANRLISKGKIHPTLSKVYSLEETGQAAYDVHRNLHQGKVGVLALAPEEGLGVRDHELRATHLDAINRFRNV from the coding sequence GTGAAGGACATCCTGGAAGCGATCCAGTCGCAGGCCGCCACGCCCGCCGACTTCGCGGCCCTGCCGCTCCCCGACTCGTACCGCGCGATCACCGTGCACAAGGACGAGGCGGGGATGTTCGAGGGGCTCACGACCCGTGAGAAGGACCCCCGCAAGTCCCTGCACCTGGACAACGTCCCGGTGCCGGAGCTCGGCCCGGGCGAGGCCCTGGTCGCCGTCATGGCCTCCTCGGTCAACTACAACTCCGTGTGGACCTCGATCTTCGAGCCGGTGTCCACCTTCAGCTTCCTGGAGCGCTACGGGCGCCTCTCGGACCTCAGCAAGCGCCACGACCTGCCGTACCACGTCATCGGCTCCGACCTCGCGGGCGTCGTCCTGCGCACCGGTCCCGGCGTGAACTCCTGGCAGCCGGGCGACGAGGTCGTCGCGCACTGCCTCTCGGTGGAGCTGGAGTCCTCCGACGGCCACAACGACACGATGCTCGACCCCGAGCAGCGCATCTGGGGCTTCGAGACCAACTTCGGCGGCCTGGCCGAGATCGCCCTCGTCAAGTCCAACCAGCTGATGCCCAAGCCCGACCACCTCAGCTGGGAGGAGGCCGCCTCCCCCGGCCTGGTCAACTCCACCGCCTACCGCCAGCTGGTCTCTCGCAACGGCGCCGGCATGAAGCAGGGCGACAACGTCCTGATCTGGGGCGCCAGCGGCGGCCTCGGCTCCTACGCCACCCAGTTCGCGCTGGCCGGCGGGGCCAACCCGATCTGCGTCGTCTCCAGCGACCAGAAGGCGGACATCTGTCGGTCGATGGGCGCGACCGCGATCATCGACCGCAACGCCGAGGGCTACAAGTTCTGGAAGGACGAGCACACCCAGGACCCCAAGGAGTGGAAGCGCTTCGGCAAGCGCATCCGCGAGCTGACCGGCGGCGAGGACATCGACATCGTCTTCGAGCACCCCGGCCGCGAGACCTTCGGCGCGAGCGTCTACGTCACCCGCAAGGGCGGCACCATCACCACCTGCGCCTCGACCTCGGGCTACATGCACGAGTACGACAACCGCTACCTGTGGATGTCGCTCAAGCGCATCATCGGCTCGCACTTCGCGAACTACCGCGAGGCGTGGGAGGCCAACCGCCTGATCTCGAAGGGCAAGATCCACCCCACCCTCTCGAAGGTCTACTCCCTGGAGGAGACCGGCCAGGCCGCCTACGACGTCCACCGCAACCTCCACCAGGGCAAGGTCGGCGTCCTCGCGCTCGCCCCGGAGGAGGGCCTGGGCGTCCGCGACCACGAGTTGCGCGCGACGCACCTCGACGCGATCAACCGCTTCCGTAACGTCTGA
- the pssA gene encoding CDP-diacylglycerol--serine O-phosphatidyltransferase, which produces MPLSLRLSIADTLTLGNATCGFMAVYFTTTGILIPHLTGSGESGMARSSAATAVILMLLAAVFDLFDGIVARKLRSSPMGAELDNLSDLISFGLAPAYFVLVYGMVADDAVQKMSALAAIVVLLAVVLRLARFSCVTMKDGMFQGMPSPFGALTVVSIVLLELPFVPTLLAIVGVAWLMVSRVEYPKPRGVLAVAMLSWIVAAMGLLAAWAFDAPGGQLLLQTGCALQIAMAATIPLFATTRRANTFRHNRREARATQAP; this is translated from the coding sequence ATGCCGCTCTCCCTGCGGCTGTCGATAGCGGACACCCTCACCCTCGGCAACGCGACCTGCGGCTTCATGGCGGTGTACTTCACCACCACCGGCATCCTGATCCCGCACCTCACCGGCAGCGGCGAGTCGGGCATGGCCCGCAGCAGCGCCGCCACGGCGGTGATACTGATGCTGCTCGCCGCGGTCTTCGACCTCTTCGACGGGATCGTGGCCCGCAAGCTGCGCAGCTCGCCGATGGGCGCGGAGCTGGACAACCTCTCCGACCTGATCAGCTTCGGGCTGGCACCGGCGTACTTCGTCCTCGTCTACGGCATGGTCGCCGACGACGCGGTCCAGAAGATGTCGGCGCTGGCGGCGATCGTGGTGCTGCTGGCCGTGGTGCTGCGTCTCGCGAGATTCAGCTGCGTGACGATGAAGGACGGCATGTTCCAGGGCATGCCGAGCCCCTTCGGCGCGCTGACGGTCGTCTCGATCGTGCTGCTGGAGCTGCCGTTCGTCCCGACGCTGCTGGCGATCGTCGGCGTGGCGTGGCTGATGGTGAGCCGGGTCGAGTACCCCAAGCCGCGGGGTGTCCTCGCGGTGGCGATGCTGAGTTGGATCGTCGCGGCGATGGGCCTGTTGGCCGCCTGGGCGTTCGACGCCCCCGGTGGTCAGCTGCTGCTCCAGACCGGCTGCGCGCTGCAGATCGCCATGGCGGCGACGATCCCGCTGTTCGCGACGACCCGTCGCGCGAACACGTTCCGCCACAACCGGCGCGAGGCCAGGGCCACCCAGGCTCCGTAG